The genomic window CGCCGGTTCGACTTCGTAGCGGTAATGCCGCTCCCAATGGTCGTTCCACGGGATCGCGAGCCCCAGGTTCTTCACCGCGCGCACGTACTGATCCGGGTTGTCGTATGACCACGTCAAACGCCGCGCGCTGCGCATCAACGTGAGCGCGGCCGAGGCGCTCGGCCGGCCGAGTCCGTCGACCAGCACCAGCCGGCCTATCCGGCGCCGCGTGTCGACGGCCACGGCATTCATGCCGACCAGCGCGCCCATCGAATGGCCAACCACGTCGAACGAGTTCAATCCCAACGCATCGGCCGTTTCGAAAACGTCGTGCGCATGACGCAGCCACCCGTACGTTCCGCTGCGCGATTTCTCACTGAGGCCGCGCCCGCGCAGGTCGAGCGCGAGAACCTGCCTTCCGTTCGCGGCGAGCGCGCGGCTCAGCGGCGCGAAAACCTTGGCGTTCGAAGAGATTCCGTGTACGCAGACGACGGCGCGCCGGGACGGATCGCCGCTGCGCTGCACGCGGATTTTCCCGGACGAGGTCGTGACGAAGAAGGCATCGGCGCCGCTCATTGCAAGAACTGCCCGATCGCATCGCAGGTCTTCTCGGCTGCGACGATTCCGTAGTGGTTCTCGGCGACTTCGATCCCGCGCGCGTGTGGAACCTCGGCCAGAAAGTCGCGGTAATCCGCTTCGGTGACGACGAAGCCGTCCGGGCCGCCCATGGGAACGCTCGCGCGCACGAGCAGGGTATCGAGCGTCAGGAACGGCCAAAATGCGCGCGGGTCGCGGGTTGCGCCGTACGCCGCGTCTTCGGCTACCGCGGCCGCGCTCGTGCGCGGATGGACCGAACCGTTCTCGGTGATCAAATCGTACCGGTAGTGCTCATCCCAGAACTCGCTCCAAGGCGTCACCAAACCGGTCGAACGAACGGCGGCGATGAAGGCGTCCGCGCTTGTGAACGTTTCCTTGCGGACGGCCAGCGCAGCGAAAATCGCGGCGATCGCGGTTTGCGAAGGCACTCCCAAACCGTCGATCAGCACGAGGCGGCGAATGGCCCTCCCGCGATCGAGTGAGACCGCGGTCAATCCGACGAACGCCCCCATCGAATGGCCGACGAAATCGAATTGCTCGATGCCCATC from Candidatus Baltobacteraceae bacterium includes these protein-coding regions:
- a CDS encoding alpha/beta fold hydrolase, with translation MSGADAFFVTTSSGKIRVQRSGDPSRRAVVCVHGISSNAKVFAPLSRALAANGRQVLALDLRGRGLSEKSRSGTYGWLRHAHDVFETADALGLNSFDVVGHSMGALVGMNAVAVDTRRRIGRLVLVDGLGRPSASAALTLMRSARRLTWSYDNPDQYVRAVKNLGLAIPWNDHWERHYRYEVEPAAGGGIRVRTQRCALYEDTMYAAIHSPRKLWSSLHLPVLLLRAAHPLGDSSGHIVTEGDLAAFLKSTPSARAQEIEANHFGIVMHDDSIRAIGRFLC
- a CDS encoding alpha/beta hydrolase translates to MAQDFDLELLRGRLRARRFGDSSGVTALCVPGLSSNSRVFERLGERFEREGRSLVAFDLRGRGRSEVTEPGTYGWENHARDVLEAAEAMGIEQFDFVGHSMGAFVGLTAVSLDRGRAIRRLVLIDGLGVPSQTAIAAIFAALAVRKETFTSADAFIAAVRSTGLVTPWSEFWDEHYRYDLITENGSVHPRTSAAAVAEDAAYGATRDPRAFWPFLTLDTLLVRASVPMGGPDGFVVTEADYRDFLAEVPHARGIEVAENHYGIVAAEKTCDAIGQFLQ